The region attttgatgctttttatgACACTACTTTCCATTTATCATCACAGTCTGCCCTTTGCAGCTAATGTGTACAGCTAATGAAACCACAGGAAATGATGTATGTTCATGCAGCAATTagactgaatgtggaaaagATGGTGGCTAAATGAATTATTAGCCAGTTAATCAGGGGATAATGAAgacacctctttttttttttggaaaggaGGATGTGCCACTAGCTCACTTGTTCATTGTCTCTGAAAATACAGGgtagagggggaaaaaaacaaatatttgatgCACTCCTGGGGATTAGATgattatttaaataaacatcTTCTCAAAAGCAACAGTGCCTCACTTCTGTTGCATGCGCTGCTGTATAGTTGTCAAAGTTGTCATGTTTCGGAAGAGCAGAGTTCAGTCATTCGTAACCACTTTCATAATGTCGTGTAGCTGAAACCATCGCTGCACTGCTGTAGTTAGAGGCATGTTTGTCACTGATTGCATCGCTGGCATGTCAAGAAGATGATTGTGAGGTTTACGTGAATGTGTCAGCGCATTAAAAGTCAACAACCTGATGTTGCAAAGCCATCAGTAGTAAGAGAAAGTGACTCATTTATTACATAAGAAGGACAGTAGTGAGGATTTAAGGaagaaaaaatggcaaaacaatCGCAACCACATTTTTAATTATCAATATAGTATTAATTCTCTTGCTTATTTCATTGTAGGTACAgtatttcctttaaaaataaCTGGTGCTCTCCAATGCAAATTGAATATTAATGTGTGAACAGCGTAATGAAAAGGTTCAGACAAACTGCTGTGCCTGCAGGATGCCAGCTGTTTCAATGTGAATGGACATTAGGCAACGGCAATGTCCCCCTCCCCTTTAcctggatgttttctttttcagcatGTATAGTAATGCCATAGGATGacatcagtttttcttttaatactTTCATATTTAGTTTTCTATTAACTAGGAATTTAATTGATAGCATTGTTCAAGGTACAGTGACATCTGGGAGCTCTGAAAGTTGTGAATGAATTTTAGAGAGTGTGAAATTGGGGGCTTAAGTCAGAAATGTTCTATTTGGACATGTGGTGGTTTTAAGTAGAGACCAAATTTGTTGAAAACTGCATCGGTTTACTTAGTATTGCAGCTGTACAGTTGGAAGTTGAGTTTCTCTTTCGTATGTAATGATTTCCTGTGACTATTGACCCCAGCAGTCAGTCTTACATTTGTCATTTGCATGATTCATTTCAATCTGTGGTTTGTAATATGAAACTGTGCTTGATGACCACCAGTGAATCCAGTGCTGCAAAATCCACCAAAGGAATATTCAGTGACctttcttgaaaatgtttaaaataaggcaaaaacacgcatagaatagaaataaaaatctgcTGTGATGTGACTACATACATACAAGGACTTccataatataaatatatataattattaaaGCGCTTCCGAAAGATAAATCGCACTTGAGACGAGGTCAATGGGTGACATAGCACATTGCAAGCATGCAACTGAGCTCCTTATGATTTGTAGGATTGTAGGTGCTAAAGAGCGCATCGAAAAAGAGGGGAAGGACCAATGGGATAGCTAAGGCTTAAATACTTCCAGAGCAGCGTGCCAGTCGTCTTTATGATGCCAGTCAGTGTGATGGTGGGCCTCGGGGATTAACTCCAGACAGACAGCTCAGTAAGACAACTGATTAAATAGTAGTGAGAAGAGAGAAAATGTTTAATTCAGCCATATTTAGTATTCATGGGATGAAAAACCATACAAGAGTTCACCTTGAGGGGTCATCCGGAGAGAAGGTCCGGAATCCCAAAGAGCGGATAGGCCAAGTTTGCACAGAACACTTGGAAACACagctgattgtgtttttaattgcttTGATTGTCAAGTTTATTTTAGCTGAATTGAAAATGGTAATGCAGCGCGTAGTGAATTGACAAACTGATATGCTTTGAAAATGAGTTCTGATTTGCAGCTCTTCTGACATTGGGATAGATTTGCCCACAATAATCAATGCTGAACCTCAAGTTATGGATGTAAATTAATGCATTCCTGACACATTTAATCTACGGTATCATTGTAATTAACTTTAATTTGCTTGCATGTTTATGGCATTATGGAGTAGCTTACAAAATGCAGTGAAAGATTGCACAGATGACTGTGTGCATAAATAACATTATCGCCATAATTCTCTACATATGACATAATGCTCAAAAATAACttgtaaaggaaaaaaagtaCAACTGTGCTACAAGAAAGACACAGGATGAATCATGCTTTTCCATAAAGGAGTCTGTAAAGATTGAAATGTGAACTATTCATTATGTGCAACAACTGCCTGCAAAGAACAATGAATATTGTTCATGTTAGGAACAGAACAACCTGGTATGAATCCACCGTGGTGTATGTCTTTTTCATGACTGTAAAGATATAAGCAAAAGTTTGGAAACTGTTCATTGTGCTATTCTCAAAACCTTCTGTTCGGTGTTTGCGGCTTCAAGTAATTCAAAACAATACTATTTGTATTAGCTTGGCTCTGTGAAGGAGTGCCAGCTATAGAGACATGATGAAATCCCTATGTTAAAATACCTCACCATGACGCTCAAAACTAATTCAATTATATGCATGACCAGTTCAATAGACCTACAGAATTGGGTTATTgtctgaaatgatgaaaaaagaaaaatactacTAAATCATGTGTGAATGAAGTGTAatgtaaaaatgattttcacAAAGAGTTGCCAAAATGGGTTTCAAGAACAAGGGATAACAAATGATTTCTTCAGTCATCTTCCAAGCTATTTACTCTTCATCAACAAGAAATGCTATTTACAATGAATTTTCAAAGGCATTTCATCATTGCTATAGTGACTATACTGGAGAGATAAAATGGTGTAGTTCCAAGTAGggcaaacaacagaaaacagtggaaacagcataaactttttttttgcagatgcaGACTCCATCtgctttaaagctgcttttaGTCAAAAGAACAATGCATCATGTGCTGCTCTGAAGGAGGAAATATTTCACGTATGTGCAGTACCTTTGCTTCTTATACCGCAGAGGCTGGCTCATTAAACCAGGGCTACATGTTTGGGTTTTGATCAATAGCTCATTGCATCAAACATGGGATGTGAACACATGTGGAAAGTCGATGCAGGTGATGAGCTTCGTGATGAGAACTGGGATATTCTTGAAATGTCAGTGGGTCACAGTCTCCAAAAGCAAAGCTGATTGATTGAGAAGCTGAAAGTCCTTTTTATGATTCAGCTTTAGTGTTGACCCGGTAAATCAACAGTAGGGCTAAAAAGATACACAAGAGCCTCACCAACAGTCTTAGCCCTTTAGGTACAGCTCCGTTCTCCGCTTTCATTTAATGTGAAGATATTAATATGTCACAGAACAATGAGATGCTGTGAGGCAAGTAAGTGGAGGGAAATGAATGCCACCATTGCCCCAACCTTCACCCCTGCACCATCCCGTGTCTGCAGTTTTGTGATAATGATGTTAGAGTCACGGAGGCCCCTGAGAAAGGAAAGCACCCCATAAATTTCCAGATCTGCAGAACCTTGATCTGCTGAACCATCTCATTGACATGGAGCTCAAATTCACTGTGTCCAGATAGGCAGGATAATCATCCCACTTCTATAAAATGAACAGAGCAGCTATATATAGCGCAGTGGTCGTGTTACTTCCCTGGAAGTTGAAGGGTAGTGCCAGTGATATTTTTTCATTGCTTTGGTTCTGCACtccaaaaatgaactgaaataatGACACTGACAACAGTGCTGACTCCCATCTCTGAGACATTGAGTACACGGTGTAGAAATTTTGTCCCTCCAGGGTTTCCTGGAGGAAATTGCATAGAGAAGAGTGGTAGAACTGGATAAGTCACATCACATGACAACAGTCGATTCTCATTCcctaaaatgtaatgttttttcttcttcaatgcacatgtattttctgtcgattttgttttttgctagtGGAGAAGTCCTTCATTCCAGAGGAGGTAGCTCAGCTTCACTATGAGATGTTGGTTGAGATCCTGTCTTTAAATATACAACCCCTAAAATTTAGGACAATACTGGAAGGCAATGAAGTGACTTTGCAGCACAGGCCTGGGAAGGTGTTGTGTATGTATCACAGAAGTCAGTTTTTAACTGCAGAGAATATGCACCCAAACAgatattttatgatttattctAACTGCCTTAAATCTTTTGGTCTACCTACAATGCATCCTTTCATCTGATAATGTAACTGTTACTGTTAATGTAAACACGatcatattaaaaatatataataagtGCTCGAGTTcagaaacaactgaaaaaaacaaacaaattgaaAGTCAGTTACAAGTGCAATACTGGTCAGTAACGCTGCTACAATGCCTAAGATCATTATTGAAGACAATGAAgccaaaactattaaaaacaacatatttactGCGGTTATATTAGGCAGGTAGGTATCAGCAATAAGCCTCTGATGAAAAGGAGCAGGTGGCAAGGACTATGCTGCCATTTTCCACTTGACTATCCAAAGTCATTCCTGACTTTATTTGGAACAGCAGTCATTTTATCAGGATCATATACTGGAATATCACAAGTGCTATCCATCTGTTCAGCTACTCAAGGAATGAAGGTTGAGGACATTTACAGTGTGCACGAGTAAGCAAAAGAGCACTAAAAGGCTTTCTAGTTAGCCATATGTCAGACATTCCTTGGCAGGTTTCCTTGGAATGAACACTTTGGCATTTTGAAGtcaatctttaggctgctgtgTAGTTAAATCAACGAAGGACAGAACAGACTAACcagcaagaaaaacaaatcaagagAAATTGAAGTATTTTGAAAGCTATCTGTGcgttaaacaaaacaaattaaaggtGTTGAAGGAAAGCAActgtctttattgaaaaaaacaactttttaactGATTTCTTACAAAAGCTGGCATTCCATATTCCATTGGTCTTCTCTCATCATGATGCACATCATTGTGACAGTGACTAATCTGTCCTCAAATAGACTAGTTAGaactaaacaagacaaaataaagcCAGTTTaagttgttgtgttgttgtttaatCATAGCCATATGTGCAATACAGTCATCTGCTGACTGGTTCTGCTTAGAGACGTTCTGGTAGAAATGCTAACTAGGGAAAGGTTGTTAGaccaagagatgcaaaatgagggGTTAGAAGAGGTTGCTCATCCTAATTTAGAATACTAAGTCTTAACGGAGGCACCTAGGAATTGAGCTCTCCTTAATAAACACAAGGGTCCTCTGATGAGACTTCGAAGGACTTAAGTTAAAAGTCCTTCCACTTGGGCAATTAGACCTCTGCCCAGAATGAACATCCACTCTCTGAGAGCAAAACGAGAACCCGTAACATCAGCACGAGCACCAGACCAACCAGACAACCAGCATCTCTCAGAGGCTTGGGACTAAAAGCATGATAAGCAACCCCTCCTCAAAGTCATCTCTGGATCTAGTAGCTACTCACTAATTAGCATTTCTAGGATACATTTTGATTAAACTTGATGTACAAATGACTTAATAGATAGAAGAGTGTGGGCTGTTTAAGAGCTTGAAACACTGCTGTTGAACTGCACAAGGACACAGATGCAATatcaacacagctgattcattGCAGTCTTTTAAGCACAATTTTATATCTGATCCAAATAATAGCTGAATTTGCATTGAACTAAATTATTAATTTACTACTCCTACATGTTTCTTTTATGCCTTTTAGATTTAAGTTGTGCATTGTATCCATTTTAAACAGGTTAACAGATAACATCTCAGATTGCCATGTTTGCCAAATTTCATTATATAATGCTGCCATCTGCTGGGCATCACAGATCAAGCTAGTTTGTAATCTATGTGATACATGTAACTACTGAAAAATAGCATTGGCTTCAAGTTGTGTGTCCTTATTACTTCCTTTCATCAAACAACTTCAGATGGAAGTAGACTTCATCAAGTCTTCAAGTACAGTCCTAGCATTAAAGCCCTGATGACGCAGCAGTGCTTTCATTAGTTTCATCAGTTAATTTTCAACAGAGACTGAAATCTGCTCACTCAGGGTTCAAACTCCTTCGAGGAGATTATTTGTACaattatgtgtgtctgtgtcaacCATGGAAATGATATAGCCTTTCAAAAACACAGTATGAGTGCTTACTGTATGTAGCAGTTAATGTATTAGCATTTTGCTCATGCAATCAGTAAGATAATATCAATCAGTACCATATATTTGAAATGATCCCTGAGTAATAAAATCAACATACGAATctatataaatatgtttttcgATTCTCTGTCTTGAGGGGGTAAAATTAAGATTCATGTTCAATATCCACACATTTTAATTGCCAGATTGTAATCCTCAATAATGTACAATTTATCTAACGACTAATCATTCAAAGAAAATTGGAGAAAGGCTTTCCATGGTTATATTATCTATAATTCATAACAAGAAAAATCAACAGATTTCAAAAACAGATATCCAGCATATTGTTGACTATGTTGTCCAATTATTAAAGCAGTATCAGACCTAAAAATCCTATTATAGCCTGTTTGTAATACACTCCGGTGCCATTTGAGGAAAGAAACACCTAGGGCAAGGTGTGATCTGCTGCACATGCAGGAGTattaaaattgcaaataaaactgaagtcCTTGAGAAAACTCTCAAACATCTTTTTAATGCtacttttttgaaaaaaatatgccaATTAACTACAAAGAGTAGGAACACAGTTTCCCAGATTGCAGAAGCATTCTTTCTGCCTTTTATCCCACTTCAACAAACACATGACCACAAATGTGTACTTTCAGAAGGAGTGACTTCACTTGTAAGGCACCTGTCAAATAACTGTATATTTATTATCTAAGTCTGACCACTACCTTCCTTCAATCCCGAAATATATCTGAAAGACATCACAACAGCCTTTCTCATTTAAGAACTGATAGAGCTGCCCAAGGTCCATGTGATTACCTCTGTTCCCATGAGGGTCAAACATTGCCTCTTCAAAGCCAGTGAATTTGCGCAGGGAGTCTATGCTTTCAACAGTCCTGCTGTCCTCGCCCTGACGATCAAGGGGAATATCCTCTCTATGTCGAATCATGATCTTCTTCCATGTCAGAACCTTGACTCTGCGAAATGGGAAAAAGTTTGGAAAAATAATCAACTTGGCACTTCACCCGGCTTCTGGCTGTGACATCAGCTGCTAAAAATAACAACACTCAAGGTACCTGGACCAGAACTCCTCACAGGCTGATTGAGGaccttccacacacacaataccaGGCTTCCCAGGCATGCTGAATCCTGACAGGCACAGCTCCTTGGACCACTCCAAGATGTTCTTCCGCTTTGACTTGTTGTAGATGTGGTGACTGTAGATCCACAGGCGGCTGAAAACTTCCTGTGGCTGTGAAGAGGCAGGCTCTTTCTTGGGAACTGGTGTCACTAATAAGCTCTTATTAACGAAGACCTGCAAGTTGTCTTTCACCCAGTCCACAGCAGAGAGAACACATACTTCCCCCTGGCAGTTTTCTGTGAGGTATGCATTGAGATGTGTCTGGAGTTCTGTCTGCTGGGCCCTGTTGAGACTGGAACACCTAGAAAATGgaacatattttcagaaaatttcagAAAGATTTAAGCCAACTGGAACTTTCTATCTTTGGGAGCAAAGACTTTTCATTGAGAGCTTGATGATACTACCTATCATAAGACAAAAAGATCTGTACCACACCATAGCAGAACATAACAACAACAGAATCTCAACAAAATTACAGGCTTCTTAATTAGTTGATTAAGATGATTAATTATACACACTGTTAGAAAATTACAGGTTCTTCATTTCCTgctgcagcagcattttgtatTGTTAATAACATATCATCTAGCAACAAATAAACATCCTTACATGCAGCCATGTGAATGCTGTCTGCGCTCAACTTTGCAGAATTCTTGACTTTCAACAAGGCCACAACTTGTACTTTCAGCCTGTCACTTAAATCATTCCTCCTGTGTCTTTAGTTTGTTGCTCATCAGTAGATCAGTGGAAATTGAAAACAACAGATTTAACATAGCTTTTAAATATACCAAGAGTGTCTGCAagtgttttacaaatttaaatgaCAAACTAAAGTAAGTAGTTAAgtgtcttcattttttattttgcttatttttataTGAGATTAATTGCCATAAACTAACATGATGTGGAAAGGGGCTTACCGGACTGTTATTTCTGGTAACACACAGGGATATTCAGATGGATAAGCACAGGACATAATGACCTCCGTCTGAAtggaacaataaaataagacaacatacaaaaacaatacaactaTTGAAAACAAAATTCATTATTTTGAATCACTATGACATATTGTGACAGTTTCGGTCGGTTACCACCTCCGTGTTTGCAGAGTCCAGCTTCTGTTTGATGAGAAACTGCGGTCTGGAGGGAGGAGGGCTGTCTGCTGAGGCTGAACTCTCCACGTAGTCCCTGAGCTCCGCTAGTGCAAGCTGGTCGGTGAGCTCCAGCTCATCCAGCGTGGGGAACATGCTGGTTAGCAGCTCAATCTCTGCAAGCTGAGACTCAGCCCACTCCAAGTAAGACATGTTGGTAAAGCCCAGACAACAGCTTCGACTTTTACGACCGTGAATATAAGAGCTGTTAACTGTTTAACAGGTTTCTCCTCAAAATCACAGATGTTGTCGCATTACGCTGTCATTTCGGGTAACTAAATACATTTTCGTGTCATCAACATTAAATTGCTTTACTCTTTAAATTAATATACTTAAGCCTAAAACAATTAAGATTTTCATGTAAACGATACATCGAAAGCAGAAGACACAGTCAAGTTTAGCTAATAGTGCCTGACACTAGCTAGTACTCGAGGTGTGTTTCAACTCGGACTCTTTTAAGCGACGCACACAGGAAGCGCACGGACTGAGCAACAGAAACAGTGACAGCATCACATTTTGTTCCTCTGTTTGCATGTGTCAACTGGGATTTTTTCCCTACCAAATCAGCGGAGTGATTTTTGCGAATTTTAAACTTCGTAAACTTGTTTGCTAGCCTGAACGCTTCCATTTTCTGACTATAGCCAGTAATGTAAAGTAAGTATAACCGGATTAGAGATTTCATTCAAAGTAAACGAAACTGAAAACGGTGAATGTTATAAGCTTCGTTTCTGACAGGACCATGGGCATAGTCCTGAAGTGTAATGTAACATGACTTGGTGTGTTCTTCTGGCACGGAATTTATGGGCACTAAAGTCTGTTTGTAGCATTATAATATGATGTTGTTATTAGCCAAAGCTAGCGTTAATTCAGTCCACTCCAGTGATTTCTATTCATCTCTAAATGTGCCTAGGTGaaaatgggaaagaaaaggGGGAAAGACAAGAGCTCCAGAGAGGAGGATGACATTGACCTGACAGGTAAAAAATATATCATAATAGTCTTCATGGCATAAAACAACCTGTGGAAGGCCTGGTGTCACTTTCCCTATTTTAATTTGTGATTGTTTACCTCTATAGTTCCATCGTGCAGACATATCAAGAAAGGAACAGACCAAACTCTTCTTAAGAAACTTTCTGGCAATATTGATTGGACGAGTTGTCAAGATTGTAagaatgaagaaaacaaggaaaatatcAGCACCACTCTGTCAGAGGAAGCTGAAGAGGATAAAGAAACAGGAGGAATGTGGATGTGCTTGAAATGTGGCCATAGAGTGAGTTTATTCTTCTCATTGATCATTCAGTTTGACAGTGTGAAGTAGCTTCTTCTCTAAATGACCCATCGTGACTTTTCTACCAGGGGTGTGGAAGAAATTCTGAGAACAAGCATGCCATTAAGCATTATGAAACTCCTCGGTCAGATCCACATTGCCTGGTGATCAGTTTGGACAACTGGAGTGTGTGGTGAGTATGTTGTTGTGGTGTGACAATCACCAATACAGACCAGGTGcttgaaatgagaaaaatgtgttttttaatgtgctGTGAAACTTGCAGGTGTTACATATGCGATGATGAAGTCCAGTACTCGAGAACGGGGCATTTGGCTCAGCTGGTGACCAACCTGAAAAAGCAAACATCTACAGATCTGATAAAAAGAGCACCAAAAGGTAGGTACATGATGAAGTTTaacaatgttattttttaaatctaaatataTTATTAGATTTAAAGGCTTCTAACCTTGCACACATGTTTTCTTATTTAGGAGAGAAAGAGAACACTGACTTGTTGGAAGCTGAACAGAAGACAGACACTATAAAAGCAGAGGAAAATGAGGacaaggaaaacaaagaaaacaaggatcaacaaaagaaaaacaccaagaaaGAGAGTGCTGGGAAATCgcaaacacagaacaacacaatTGAAGAAAAGCATGGTGTTTCAGTAAAAGGACTGAGCAACCTTGGAAACACTTGTTTC is a window of Acanthochromis polyacanthus isolate Apoly-LR-REF ecotype Palm Island chromosome 13, KAUST_Apoly_ChrSc, whole genome shotgun sequence DNA encoding:
- the rwdd2b gene encoding RWD domain-containing protein 2B, with the protein product MSYLEWAESQLAEIELLTSMFPTLDELELTDQLALAELRDYVESSASADSPPPSRPQFLIKQKLDSANTETEVIMSCAYPSEYPCVLPEITVRCSSLNRAQQTELQTHLNAYLTENCQGEVCVLSAVDWVKDNLQVFVNKSLLVTPVPKKEPASSQPQEVFSRLWIYSHHIYNKSKRKNILEWSKELCLSGFSMPGKPGIVCVEGPQSACEEFWSRVKVLTWKKIMIRHREDIPLDRQGEDSRTVESIDSLRKFTGFEEAMFDPHGNRGNHMDLGQLYQFLNEKGCCDVFQIYFGIEGR